The following coding sequences lie in one Myxococcus xanthus genomic window:
- a CDS encoding IPT/TIG domain-containing protein, with amino-acid sequence MPTVTGITPNNVTVDGGERVTITGTLFTAGSTVTFGGTPGTNMVFVSATQITVIVPARALPGTAVVQVRNVHGAPATFVGFHYRCVVSSITPAEGPSSGGTDVVITGKGFHAQMEVEFGGVLATNVVVASATELRARTPAHAAGSGVAAADFWNHGRAAGTRAAFRYCTPLVTGATPNSARPGGGEDIVLRGKFFDAAATVSFGGTPSPHVVFRSSTELVAQTPAHAVGAANVVVTNGDGVAGTLPQGLTFIGAEVTSIQPARGPSVGGTDVTIRGARIAAGATVSIGGTNVVPTIHPPDSLTARTPAHAAGAVDIVVQNGGEAASTLVGAFTYIAAPAITRVEPPRGTTAGGTAVTVTGTDFAEGARVLMGGRPATQVTIVSPTTLTATTPAHAAGTVDIEVQNADGAPTTLVGAFTYTQVLSIAPARGLPAGGTDVVIRGHGFAMGATVSIGGTAATHVNRVSDTELRARTAAHGAGLVDVVVTNPNTPAMTLANGFTYATVTSILPAEGPVAGNTVVVIRGDAFADTTTVAFGGTPAAAVAFQSAQELHATTAAGIAGPVDVVVTRAVGGAEQVTHGFAFRAAPTIASVAPPAGPAAGGTSITLTGTGFVDGATVTLNGVNATHVRVLSPTTLTATTAAQLHGTVNVMVTVHGVPSGTLVNGFTYRQLPTLAAITPAQGALEGGRAVDITGARFLDGIQVRIGGVDCTDVAVVNAGLLRARVPAHVAGACDVQVQNPGEPLSLPLANAFTYVDVPTETGDNDVVFLMDGEEYFEEFRLNLEAVRQAPRHALTYVRLAFWMIEASVTMGDRAHFRVPNHTLLSYIDRVIRAGHDFDIIVWRPAKVERVSEGKGVAEVNEAFAQAVAEIDRAAAAAGPGVGRVRVFLETYEGEIGASNHQKIAIFSVAGQRTVLLGGINLSPSYFAPNDHSNNQTWHDAAIRLRGPATDDVEAEWMRRWRRTSQIEERWIWNSFGGGGDILARGFAFNASQTVRREAIQIQENRTLQAPQAANINVSIALTRSEGKTRYRKLRDLLLARIAAADQYIYLENYHFADPEIVRAIYTRHEVRRQAGQELRVIVMMPTGGGAPGYMTRRSWLQIVLRLRRPNGTHYCSRVYYMVNGVEQHIDRVDCVTWTVVDTYQANNPTASSWLEADTLTFRRNGGGGIDTVVKLEDISRVDCALHIYTCMNVTARARIYTHSKVAIIDNRWLIVGSANWSYRSMQYDGEISAFIDNPALAQNTLQRLLGHYDTATPLTVNNIEAEACTNLAGVLGTNLVRQAAIINHYVVLPLGHTTQPNFGLPRVRPGLMEVPNYTWY; translated from the coding sequence ATGCCGACCGTGACAGGCATCACTCCCAACAACGTCACAGTTGATGGAGGTGAACGGGTAACGATTACCGGAACCCTGTTCACGGCGGGCTCGACCGTCACCTTCGGGGGGACTCCCGGAACGAACATGGTGTTCGTCTCCGCCACCCAAATCACGGTCATCGTGCCCGCCCGGGCGCTCCCAGGCACTGCGGTCGTCCAGGTCCGGAACGTCCATGGGGCACCGGCCACTTTCGTCGGCTTCCACTATCGCTGTGTCGTGAGCAGCATCACGCCAGCGGAGGGGCCTTCGTCCGGGGGGACTGACGTTGTCATCACCGGCAAGGGATTCCACGCCCAGATGGAGGTGGAGTTCGGCGGCGTCCTCGCGACCAACGTCGTCGTGGCGTCCGCGACCGAACTCCGGGCGCGGACGCCAGCCCACGCCGCGGGGAGTGGCGTTGCCGCCGCCGACTTCTGGAACCACGGCCGCGCCGCGGGGACGCGGGCCGCTTTCAGATACTGCACGCCCCTGGTGACAGGCGCGACGCCGAACAGCGCGCGGCCAGGAGGCGGCGAGGACATCGTCCTCCGTGGCAAGTTCTTCGACGCGGCGGCGACGGTCTCCTTCGGCGGTACGCCCTCACCGCACGTCGTTTTCCGCTCCAGTACGGAGTTGGTCGCGCAAACGCCAGCGCACGCCGTGGGGGCCGCCAACGTGGTGGTCACCAACGGTGACGGCGTCGCCGGCACGCTGCCCCAGGGGCTCACCTTCATTGGCGCCGAGGTCACGAGCATCCAACCGGCCCGAGGTCCCTCCGTTGGGGGTACCGACGTCACCATCCGGGGCGCGCGCATCGCCGCCGGAGCCACGGTGTCGATCGGGGGCACGAACGTGGTCCCCACCATCCATCCCCCAGACTCCCTCACCGCGAGGACACCGGCGCACGCCGCGGGCGCCGTCGACATCGTCGTCCAGAATGGGGGAGAGGCCGCGAGCACGCTCGTCGGGGCCTTCACCTACATCGCGGCGCCTGCCATCACCCGCGTCGAACCACCCCGGGGGACAACGGCCGGAGGGACGGCCGTGACGGTGACGGGGACGGACTTCGCGGAGGGCGCGCGGGTCCTGATGGGCGGCCGCCCCGCGACCCAGGTCACCATCGTCTCTCCGACGACGCTGACCGCAACCACCCCGGCCCACGCCGCGGGCACCGTCGACATCGAGGTCCAGAACGCGGACGGCGCCCCCACCACGCTCGTGGGCGCGTTCACCTACACCCAGGTCCTCTCCATTGCGCCCGCACGAGGACTGCCCGCGGGAGGAACGGATGTGGTGATTCGTGGCCACGGGTTCGCCATGGGCGCGACGGTGAGCATCGGGGGGACGGCCGCGACCCACGTCAATCGCGTGTCCGACACCGAGCTTCGCGCGAGGACGGCGGCGCATGGCGCGGGCCTCGTCGATGTCGTGGTGACGAACCCCAACACACCGGCGATGACGCTCGCCAACGGGTTCACCTACGCCACCGTGACGAGCATTCTCCCCGCCGAAGGCCCCGTCGCTGGCAACACCGTGGTGGTGATACGCGGGGACGCCTTCGCGGACACCACCACGGTTGCGTTCGGAGGGACGCCCGCGGCCGCCGTCGCATTCCAATCCGCGCAGGAGCTCCACGCGACAACCGCCGCGGGAATCGCGGGCCCGGTTGACGTGGTGGTGACGCGGGCGGTGGGTGGCGCGGAGCAGGTCACCCACGGGTTCGCGTTTCGCGCCGCGCCCACCATCGCGAGCGTGGCTCCGCCGGCCGGCCCCGCCGCGGGAGGGACCTCCATCACGCTCACGGGGACCGGCTTCGTCGACGGCGCGACCGTCACCCTCAACGGCGTCAACGCGACCCACGTCCGGGTGCTGTCGCCGACGACGCTCACCGCGACGACCGCGGCCCAGCTCCATGGCACGGTCAATGTGATGGTGACCGTCCACGGCGTGCCCAGCGGGACGCTCGTCAACGGCTTCACCTACCGTCAACTGCCCACGCTCGCCGCCATTACCCCCGCGCAAGGAGCGCTCGAAGGTGGCAGGGCGGTCGACATCACCGGGGCCCGGTTCCTGGACGGAATCCAGGTGCGCATTGGCGGAGTGGACTGCACGGATGTCGCCGTGGTCAACGCGGGTCTTCTCCGGGCGCGCGTACCCGCGCACGTCGCCGGGGCGTGTGACGTCCAGGTCCAGAACCCGGGCGAACCGCTCAGCCTGCCCTTGGCGAATGCGTTCACCTACGTGGATGTCCCCACTGAGACGGGAGACAACGACGTCGTCTTCCTCATGGACGGAGAGGAGTACTTCGAGGAGTTCCGCCTCAACCTCGAAGCCGTGCGACAGGCGCCGCGACATGCGCTCACGTACGTTCGCCTCGCGTTCTGGATGATTGAAGCGTCAGTTACCATGGGCGACCGGGCCCACTTCCGGGTGCCCAATCACACCCTCCTCTCCTATATCGACCGGGTCATCCGCGCGGGGCACGACTTCGACATCATCGTCTGGCGCCCGGCGAAGGTGGAACGGGTGAGCGAGGGCAAGGGCGTCGCCGAAGTGAATGAGGCTTTCGCGCAGGCCGTGGCGGAAATCGACCGCGCCGCGGCCGCCGCGGGCCCGGGGGTGGGACGCGTCCGCGTCTTCCTGGAGACCTACGAAGGGGAAATCGGGGCCTCGAACCACCAGAAGATTGCCATCTTCTCCGTCGCGGGGCAGCGAACGGTGCTCCTCGGAGGCATCAACCTTTCTCCCTCCTACTTCGCGCCCAACGATCATTCGAACAATCAGACCTGGCACGACGCCGCCATCCGTCTTCGCGGCCCCGCGACGGATGACGTTGAAGCCGAGTGGATGCGCCGGTGGCGGCGAACCTCCCAAATCGAGGAGCGGTGGATCTGGAACAGCTTTGGAGGAGGCGGAGACATCCTGGCGCGAGGATTCGCATTCAACGCGAGTCAGACGGTTCGACGGGAAGCCATTCAGATTCAGGAGAACCGGACGCTTCAGGCCCCCCAGGCCGCCAACATCAACGTGAGCATCGCCTTGACGCGCTCAGAGGGAAAGACGCGCTATCGCAAGCTGCGCGACCTGCTCCTGGCGCGCATCGCGGCGGCGGATCAGTACATCTACCTGGAGAACTACCACTTCGCGGATCCAGAGATTGTTCGAGCCATCTACACGCGCCACGAAGTCCGCCGACAGGCCGGCCAGGAGTTGCGCGTCATCGTCATGATGCCCACGGGTGGCGGTGCCCCCGGCTATATGACGCGTCGCTCGTGGCTCCAGATTGTCCTGCGACTCCGCAGACCGAATGGGACCCACTACTGCAGCCGCGTCTACTACATGGTGAACGGCGTCGAGCAGCACATCGACCGGGTCGACTGTGTCACGTGGACCGTGGTGGACACGTACCAGGCGAACAACCCGACGGCCTCGAGCTGGTTGGAGGCCGACACCCTCACGTTCCGGAGAAATGGAGGTGGGGGCATCGACACCGTGGTCAAGCTCGAAGACATCTCGCGCGTGGATTGCGCGCTCCATATCTACACGTGCATGAACGTCACCGCCAGGGCGCGTATCTACACGCACTCGAAGGTGGCGATCATCGACAACCGTTGGCTCATCGTGGGCTCCGCCAACTGGTCGTATCGCAGCATGCAATACGACGGGGAGATCTCCGCGTTCATCGACAACCCCGCGCTTGCCCAGAACACGCTCCAGCGGCTCCTCGGCCACTACGACACAGCCACCCCGCTCACCGTGAACAACATCGAGGCCGAGGCCTGCACCAACCTGGCGGGGGTATTGGGCACGAATCTCGTGAGGCAAGCCGCCATCATCAATCACTACGTCGTCCTTCCACTCGGGCACACCACCCAACCCAACTTCGGGCTTCCACGCGTCAGGCCCGGCCTGATGGAGGTCCCCAACTACACCTGGTATTGA